The proteins below are encoded in one region of Rhododendron vialii isolate Sample 1 chromosome 7a, ASM3025357v1:
- the LOC131334002 gene encoding uncharacterized protein LOC131334002, with protein MSKPRHQKPPPGRTNLASCVVATIFLVFVVIVVLIVFFTVFKPTEPKISVNSVQLPTFSISNSTTVNFTFSQYVSVKNPNRASFAHYDSTLQLLYAGSQVGFMFIPAGKIRAGGTQYMAATFSVQSFPLYAAGAAPENVGPVVVTDGSYGPRVGPTMEIESRMQMAGRVRVLHFFSHNVEAVSDCRVAISVSDGSVLGFHC; from the coding sequence ATGAGCAAACCACGGCACCAAAAGCCCCCACCGGGCCGCACGAACCTCGCGTCATGCGTCGTCGCCACGATCTTCCTCGTTTTCGTCGTCATCGTGGTCCTCATCGTGTTCTTCACCGTCTTCAAGCCCACCGAACCCAAGATCTCCGTCAACTCCGTCCAGCTCCCCACCTTCTCCATCTCCAACAGCACCACCGTCAACTTCACCTTCTCCCAGTACGTCTCCGTCAAGAACCCCAACCGGGCCTCCTTCGCCCACTACGACAGCACGCTCCAGTTGCTGTACGCCGGCAGCCAGGTGGGCTTCATGTTCATCCCGGCCGGGAAGATCAGGGCCGGCGGGACCCAATACATGGCCGCCACCTTCTCCGTCCAGTCTTTTCCGCTGTACGCGGCGGGGGCGGCGCCGGAAAATGTGGGCCCGGTTGTGGTCACGGACGGGTCGTACGGGCCTCGGGTGGGGCCCACGATGGAGATCGAGTCGAGGATGCAGATGGCGGGGAGGGTGAGGGTTCTGCATTTCTTCTCGCACAACGTGGAGGCTGTGTCCGACTGTCGGGTGGCGATTTCTGTGAGTGATGGATCTGTTTTGGGTTTTCATTGCTAG